Proteins encoded together in one Coffea arabica cultivar ET-39 chromosome 2c, Coffea Arabica ET-39 HiFi, whole genome shotgun sequence window:
- the LOC113724974 gene encoding beta-carotene hydroxylase 2, chloroplastic isoform X2 — protein sequence MAAGIAVAAGAQTVCFRVNSFLTRKPTSLVADSLTFSPLAQQFSTTRRHRRKPRLTVCFVLEDEELKAQLVTSEEEAREREKAMAKRISDARTAEKLARKRSERFTYLVAAVMSSFGITSMAVLAVYYRFVWQMEGGEVPYSEMFGTFALSVGAAVGMEFWARWAHKALWHASLWHMHESHHRPREGPFELNDVFAIINAVPAIALLSYGFFHKGLIPGLCFGAGLGITVFGMAYMFVHDGLVHKRFPVGPIANVPYFRRVAAAHQLHHSDKFNGVPFGLFLGPKELEKVGGLEELEKEINRRIKLRKGS from the exons ATGGCTGCCGGAATTGCCGTCGCAGCCGGCGCCCAGACAGTCTGTTTCCGGGTCAACTCATTTCTAACCCGAAAACCCACCTCCCTAGTCGCAGATAGCCTGACTTTTTCCCCTTTAGCCCAGCAATTCAGCACAACTCGGAGGCATCGAAGGAAGCCCAGGTTGACGGTTTGTTTTGTGCTGGAGGATGAGGAATTGAAAGCCCAGTTGGTGACAAGCGAGGAGGAAGCCCGAGAGCGCGAGAAAGCGATGGCGAAGCGGATCTCTGATGCAAGAACGGCGGAGAAACTAGCCAGGAAGAGATCGGAGAGGTTCACTTATCTCGTTGCGGCCGTCATGTCTAGCTTCGGAATTACTTCCATGGCAGTTCTGGCTGTTTACTACAGATTTGTTTGGCAAATGGAG GGCGGAGAGGTGCCTTATTCGGAAATGTTTGGCACATTTGCTCTTTCAGTTGGTGCAGCT GTGGGAATGGAATTCTGGGCGAGATGGGCTCACAAAGCGCTGTGGCACGCTTCGTTATGGCACATGCACGAG TCACACCATAGACCAAGAGAAGGGCCCTTCGAGCTTAACGACGTTTTCGCCATAATCAACGCCGTCCCTGCCATAGCCCTCCTTTCTTATGGCTTCTTCCACAAGGGCCTCATTCCTGGCCTCTGCTTCGGTGCC GGCCTTGGGATTACAGTGTTTGGCATGGCTTACATGTTCGTCCACGATGGTCTGGTGCACAAGAGATTTCCGGTTGGTCCCATTGCAAATGTTCCTTACTTCAGAAGAGTTGCAGCTGCACATCAG CTGCATCATTCGGACAAGTTCAACGGCGTCCCATTTGGGTTGTTCTTAGGACCAAAG GAACTTGAAAAAGTAGGGGGGCTTGAAGAGCTGGAAAAGGAAATCAACCGGAGAATCAAGTTGCGTAAGGGTTCATAA
- the LOC113724974 gene encoding beta-carotene hydroxylase 2, chloroplastic isoform X1 has protein sequence MAAGIAVAAGAQTVCFRVNSFLTRKPTSLVADSLTFSPLAQQFSTTRRHRRKPRLTVCFVLEDEELKAQLVTSEEEAREREKAMAKRISDARTAEKLARKRSERFTYLVAAVMSSFGITSMAVLAVYYRFVWQMEGGEVPYSEMFGTFALSVGAAVGMEFWARWAHKALWHASLWHMHESHHRPREGPFELNDVFAIINAVPAIALLSYGFFHKGLIPGLCFGAVSAFSRSQSLKIVFVPCAFYTESYDFDVQGLGITVFGMAYMFVHDGLVHKRFPVGPIANVPYFRRVAAAHQLHHSDKFNGVPFGLFLGPKELEKVGGLEELEKEINRRIKLRKGS, from the exons ATGGCTGCCGGAATTGCCGTCGCAGCCGGCGCCCAGACAGTCTGTTTCCGGGTCAACTCATTTCTAACCCGAAAACCCACCTCCCTAGTCGCAGATAGCCTGACTTTTTCCCCTTTAGCCCAGCAATTCAGCACAACTCGGAGGCATCGAAGGAAGCCCAGGTTGACGGTTTGTTTTGTGCTGGAGGATGAGGAATTGAAAGCCCAGTTGGTGACAAGCGAGGAGGAAGCCCGAGAGCGCGAGAAAGCGATGGCGAAGCGGATCTCTGATGCAAGAACGGCGGAGAAACTAGCCAGGAAGAGATCGGAGAGGTTCACTTATCTCGTTGCGGCCGTCATGTCTAGCTTCGGAATTACTTCCATGGCAGTTCTGGCTGTTTACTACAGATTTGTTTGGCAAATGGAG GGCGGAGAGGTGCCTTATTCGGAAATGTTTGGCACATTTGCTCTTTCAGTTGGTGCAGCT GTGGGAATGGAATTCTGGGCGAGATGGGCTCACAAAGCGCTGTGGCACGCTTCGTTATGGCACATGCACGAG TCACACCATAGACCAAGAGAAGGGCCCTTCGAGCTTAACGACGTTTTCGCCATAATCAACGCCGTCCCTGCCATAGCCCTCCTTTCTTATGGCTTCTTCCACAAGGGCCTCATTCCTGGCCTCTGCTTCGGTGCCGTGAGTGCCTTCTCTCGTTCACAATCGCTCAAGATTGTATTCGTCCCGTGCGCTTTTTATACTGAAAGTTATGATTTTGACGTGCAGGGCCTTGGGATTACAGTGTTTGGCATGGCTTACATGTTCGTCCACGATGGTCTGGTGCACAAGAGATTTCCGGTTGGTCCCATTGCAAATGTTCCTTACTTCAGAAGAGTTGCAGCTGCACATCAG CTGCATCATTCGGACAAGTTCAACGGCGTCCCATTTGGGTTGTTCTTAGGACCAAAG GAACTTGAAAAAGTAGGGGGGCTTGAAGAGCTGGAAAAGGAAATCAACCGGAGAATCAAGTTGCGTAAGGGTTCATAA
- the LOC113724975 gene encoding septum site-determining protein minD homolog, chloroplastic-like, translated as MVSLQPPLTNSNTLFYSTLTPPNPFHYFPNLYPKTLNPPPPPLKPPHSLPKIQSILQYNRKPQLAGDTPRVVVITSGKGGVGKTTTTANVGLSLARLGFSVVAIDADVGLRNLDLLLGLENRVNYTVVEVLNGDCRLDQALVRDKRWSNFELLCISKPRSKLPLGFGGKALIWLVDALKDREEGVPDFILIDCPAGIDAGFITAITPANEAVLVTTPDITSLRDADRVTGLLECDGIRDIKMIVNRVRTDMIKGEDMMSVLDVQEMLGLALLGVIPEDSEVIRSTNRGYPLVLNKPPTLAGLAFEQAAWRLVEQDSMKAVMVEEEPKKRGWFSFFGG; from the coding sequence ATGGTATCTCTACAGCCGCCGCTAACAAACTCCAACACTCTATTCTACTCCACTCTGACCCCTCCCAACCCATTTCATTATTTTCCCAACCTCTACCCTAAAACCCTAAATCCCCCTCCCCCGCCACTAAAGCCACCCCACTCCCTCCCAAAAATCCAATCCATCCTCCAATATAACCGCAAGCCCCAGCTCGCCGGCGACACCCCACGAGTCGTCGTCATCACCTCTGGTAAAGGAGGAGTCGGCAAGACCACCACTACCGCCAATGTTGGCCTTTCACTTGCCCGCCTCGGCTTCTCTGTTGTGGCCATTGACGCCGACGTCGGCCTCCGCAACCTCGACCTCCTCCTCGGCCTCGAAAACCGCGTTAATTACACCGTCGTCGAGGTCCTCAACGGCGATTGCCGCCTCGACCAAGCCTTGGTGAGAGACAAGCGCTGGTCCAACTTTGAACTCCTCTGCATTTCCAAACCCAGATCCAAATTGCCCCTTGGCTTCGGCGGCAAAGCCCTCATTTGGCTGGTCGATGCCTTGAAGGATCGCGAGGAAGGCGTCCCGGATTTTATCCTCATCGACTGCCCAGCTGGCATTGATGCCGGGTTCATTACGGCCATTACCCCTGCGAACGAGGCAGTTTTAGTGACCACCCCCGATATTACTAGCCTTCGGGATGCCGATAGGGTGACTGGGCTGCTGGAATGCGACGGAATAAGGGATATTAAGATGATTGTGAACCGGGTTCGAACGGATATGATCAAGGGGGAGGATATGATGTCGGTATTGGATGTGCAGGAGATGCTGGGATTGGCATTATTAGGGGTGATTCCGGAGGACTCGGAGGTGATTAGAAGCACTAATAGAGGGTACCCGTTGGTGCTGAACAAACCGCCCACGTTGGCTGGGCTGGCTTTTGAGCAGGCGGCGTGGAGGTTGGTCGAGCAGGATAGCATGAAAGCTGTTATGGTGGAGGAGGAGCCCAAGAAACGCGGTTGGTTCTCATTTTTCGGAGGCTAG